The Takifugu flavidus isolate HTHZ2018 chromosome 16, ASM371156v2, whole genome shotgun sequence genome contains the following window.
acgcacgtgtgtgtgtgtgtgtgtgtgtgtgtgtgtgtgtgtgtgtgtgtgtgtgtgtgtgtgtcagtgtttgcCTCTGATACAACCCTGTTTCTATTGTGAGAGAgtctttttaaaacacaggatCTGTGTgttgctctttaaaaaaaagatgtgtgtgGTTGCATTTGTTTGCCTAGGACAAGCACACAGGTTCTGGCATGTGATGCTGCAGGATGTCCGCCTGCTGAGAAACACTTTGCACATAGTCTTTGTACTTAAACATGGATACCTGTTGACATGGTTCATGTATTTCTATGTCCGCGTGGGTCATTCACAACAAAGAGAGTTACACATTATAATTTTGTATCAATCGATCAATAAACGATGCATACTAGACTGACTTGATCCTGGACTGTcatcatttaaacacacacacacacacacacacacacaccaaaatgaTAAGAGCCGATCATTTTATGtggtttatttaatatttaacaatgAACCATACAGCACACAAAGAGTCcctttaaaagcaaaatacCACAAAtctggaaaacacaaaacaatatCAATCCAGTAATTACAATCTTATACAGGAAATCAGAGTTGGAAAGAGTTATTACAAGAGCCATAGATAAAACCTGCTTACTGTAATTGAATGCAACAAGACTTCTTTTAAATGAGGGATACATGACCTGAAAAGTAAAGAATGCTTTTCTTGTTAAATAAGCAACCGGCCTACATCACGGCGCTGCATGAATCGCCCCTCGTGggttttctgcagcttctgttgcGTTGGACTAATTGCGGGCGGGCTGAGATGAGCAGCTGTCAAACTCGCACTTCACCCCGCTGATGCTGCCAAGGCTCGGCTGGCTCTCGACCTGCTGGTGCGTGTGGGAGAGGGGGAAGGTTTCTGAGCGGGACATGCGCCCGCGGCCGCCGGAGGACCCGGATGAGCAGTCTATCACCATCCTCATGAACTCCGGTGCCGTGAACCTGCGCAGCAGCCTGGTGCCCATGCCCATGAGCCCTGGGGTGCGGCTCGGGACCTTCCCAGACTCCGTCTCCCCTCTGGAGAACAGCTTGCTGTGTCGGCCGATGCTCGCCcgtttctgctgctctctcctgtgtgCGGGTGCTGGGTTacccccctcttccttctgtgACTTGAagttctcctctcctgcttgcaCGGGCTGATTTTTCCCACATAACAGAGTTTTCGGCACTGTCTTGTTGGCATCGTTGGTCAACTTGAGCGAATGTCCCAGACTCTCTGTCTTGTCGATGAGGCATCGCTCTTCCTGTAAGGAGGCTCTCTTTAACTTGCTGGCTGACAGGCTCATATCACTCGCCTCCCCCTGATAGGACTGTTTCCTGGTGCTCAGGATGTCCATGTTAAAGGACTTTGCTTTCCCCCAGGCAGGAAAACTTACTGATGGACGCTCCTGGGTTCCAGCATCTTTTTGAGCTGGTTCATGAGAGGAGCTCTGTGTTTTAACCCCTCTTTGCTCCCTCAGCTGGCAGTTTTGAAGTTTGGCACTGTAGGTGATGCCTTGTTCCCCCTCCGCCTGGGTTCTTTCTACCTGAGGAGGCAGGGCCCAGCTGTGGCGATGGGTGTCCTCTTGAGAGTGGCTCCTGGGACAGCTGATTCGACTCCAAGACCCGCCGCTGTCTCCGATCTTCAGCTGCTTCTCAAACACCCCGGGCAGTTGGTCTTCCTTGTTATTTAGCTGCTTTGAGAACTTTTCCAGGATGTGCCTGGGCAGCCGGTTAGGCAGGCGGCGTTCTCCTTCCCCAGCGCTGCCCAAATCAATGAATGGATCGGCTGTGTTAATACTCCTTCTCCAGGAAAAGTTCAGGATCTGCACACACTGGTTGTGTCCAAAGAAGCTGGCGACATCAGTCGCTGAATGGCCAGCGTTGTTGGTCCTGTCGAGCCTCAGTCCCAACCTCTTGAACGCCCGGACCAGGAACTCCAGGACCTGGCTGTGCCCCGAAAAAGCGGCGTACATCAGAGCGCTGTTACCCCAGGTGTCAGGGACATCTGGGTCAGCGTTAAACTGCACCAGAAGCTTGACCACGTCCAGGTGACCTATTTCACATGCATGGCTCAGGGCGGTCCGATCGTCCTCATCCCGACAGTTGACATCAGCTCCTTTCTCCAGGAGCAGGCGGGTGAACTTGGCCCTGGTCCCCGGGTCCTGCAAGCCGACGGCGTACATGAGCGGGGTGCGACTGTTTTCTGTCTTGGAGTTGATGATGCGTCCGTCCAGAGCATCTAGGATAAAGCGCGCCAGGTGCACTTTTCCTCCGTGCATGGCATCAAGGAAGGTCTTGGTCCCAGAACCTTGGTGCAAGTCCTTCGGCCGCATCATTCTGGAGCCAAGAATGTGATAAAATGAGAGAGCAGGAACTTTGCTGAGGCTCTGTgttcagaaagagagagagagggagagatcagCTCCCTCGGAGTAAGACTGGAAGAGGAGCGGTGAGTGGTTTTATACCTCCCTCGCTACATGCCCGCCCCACGTTGCCAAGGAAACAAACGTCTGAGGACCATTATGCAGTGACAGAATCCATTCAGTCCGTGCACTCTCTGACTGGAGATAAACGCATGCTATTTAAAGAGAATAATTAGGGAAGCGGAAAAACATCTCCATGTGAGGTCTATGAGTTAAACTTTCACTCTGAGTCATTTTAACTTTTGTAAAATAATTGAGCATAATCGTTAAATACATGTCTTTTTAAAGTGCAATGAAGCATTTTAAAGATATGC
Protein-coding sequences here:
- the LOC130513164 gene encoding uncharacterized protein LOC130513164, whose protein sequence is MMRPKDLHQGSGTKTFLDAMHGGKVHLARFILDALDGRIINSKTENSRTPLMYAVGLQDPGTRAKFTRLLLEKGADVNCRDEDDRTALSHACEIGHLDVVKLLVQFNADPDVPDTWGNSALMYAAFSGHSQVLEFLVRAFKRLGLRLDRTNNAGHSATDVASFFGHNQCVQILNFSWRRSINTADPFIDLGSAGEGERRLPNRLPRHILEKFSKQLNNKEDQLPGVFEKQLKIGDSGGSWSRISCPRSHSQEDTHRHSWALPPQVERTQAEGEQGITYSAKLQNCQLREQRGVKTQSSSHEPAQKDAGTQERPSVSFPAWGKAKSFNMDILSTRKQSYQGEASDMSLSASKLKRASLQEERCLIDKTESLGHSLKLTNDANKTVPKTLLCGKNQPVQAGEENFKSQKEEGGNPAPAHRREQQKRASIGRHSKLFSRGETESGKVPSRTPGLMGMGTRLLRRFTAPEFMRMVIDCSSGSSGGRGRMSRSETFPLSHTHQQVESQPSLGSISGVKCEFDSCSSQPARN